Proteins encoded by one window of Vigna radiata var. radiata cultivar VC1973A chromosome 5, Vradiata_ver6, whole genome shotgun sequence:
- the LOC106762874 gene encoding GATA transcription factor 24 isoform X1, protein MASLNPQPLQFQVPAIPVHDDDDTDAADDAAMDEFEDAHVTSVNVVANAASPNQEPLSALPSRTSELTLSFEGEVYVFPAVTPQKVQAVLMLLGGRDVHAGVPAVELPFDQSNRGMGDTPKLSNLSRRIASLVRFREKRKERCFDKKIRYTVRKEVAQRMHRKNGQFASLKESPGSSNWDSARSSAQDGTSHSESVRRCHHCGVTENNTPAMRRGPAGPRTLCNACGLMWANKGTLRDLSKGGRNLSVEQSDLDIPIDVKPTSVIEGELPGIHDEQGSSEDLSKSNTGDGSSGHAVNPSDEELPETADHFTNAPPLGLVHSSRSDTEQEPLVELSNPSDTDIDIPGNFD, encoded by the exons ATGGCGTCACTCAATCCGCAGCCTCTGCAGTTCCAGGTCCCTGCGATACCCGTCCACGACGACGATGACACTGACGCCGCTGATGATGCTGCTATGGATGAGTTCGAGGATGCGCATGTTACTTCAGTCAACGTCGTTGCTAATGCTGCCAGTCCCAACCAAGAACCGCTGTCTGCTTTGCCTTCCAGAACTAGCGAGCTCACTCTTTCTTTCGAGGGTGAGGTTTATGTCTTTCCCGCAGTCACTCCTCAGAAG GTTCAAGCCGTCTTGATGCTTCTGGGAGGACGTGATGTGCACGCAGGTGTGCCTGCTGTTGAACTACCATTTGATCAAAGTAACAGG GGTATGGGTGATACTCCGAAGCTTTCGAACCTTTCACGAAGAATTGCATCTTTGGTCAGATTCCGCGAGAAACGAAAGGAAAGATGTTTTGACAAGAAAATTAGGTATACTGTGAGAAAAGAGGTGGCACAGag GATGCATAGGAAGAATGGGCAGTTTGCATCCTTGAAAGAAAGCCCAGGGTCATCTAACTGGGATTCTGCCCGGAGTTCTGCTCAAGATGGCACTTCTCATTCTGAATCTGT ACGCAGATGTCACCATTGTGGTGTCACTGAAAATAATACTCCTGCAATGCGTCGGGGGCCAGCTGGACCAAGGACTTTATGTAATGCATGCGGCCTTATGTGGGCAAACAAG GGCACACTCAGAGATCTCAGCAAGGGAGGAAGAAATCTTTCTGTTGAGCAAAGTGATCTG GATATTCCTATTGATGTCAAGCCTACTTCTGTTATTGAAGGAGAATTGCCCGGCATCCATGATGAGCAA GGTAGTTCTGAAGATCTGTCCAAGTCCAACACAGGTGATGGCTCTAGTGGTCATGCAGTAAACCCTAGTGATGAG GAATTGCCCGAAACTGCAGACCACTTTACGAATGCTCCGCCATTAGGACTTGTTCATTCTTCAAGGAGTGACACTGAACAG GAACCTCTGGTTGAACTTTCTAATCCTTCAGATACAGACATTGACATTCCAGGAAACTTTGATTAG
- the LOC106762874 gene encoding GATA transcription factor 28 isoform X2, with translation MTLTPLMMLLWMSSRMRMLLQSTSLLMLPVPTKNRCLLCLPELASSLFLSRVQAVLMLLGGRDVHAGVPAVELPFDQSNRGMGDTPKLSNLSRRIASLVRFREKRKERCFDKKIRYTVRKEVAQRMHRKNGQFASLKESPGSSNWDSARSSAQDGTSHSESVRRCHHCGVTENNTPAMRRGPAGPRTLCNACGLMWANKGTLRDLSKGGRNLSVEQSDLDIPIDVKPTSVIEGELPGIHDEQGSSEDLSKSNTGDGSSGHAVNPSDEELPETADHFTNAPPLGLVHSSRSDTEQEPLVELSNPSDTDIDIPGNFD, from the exons ATGACACTGACGCCGCTGATGATGCTGCTATGGATGAGTTCGAGGATGCGCATGTTACTTCAGTCAACGTCGTTGCTAATGCTGCCAGTCCCAACCAAGAACCGCTGTCTGCTTTGCCTTCCAGAACTAGCGAGCTCACTCTTTCTTTCGAGG GTTCAAGCCGTCTTGATGCTTCTGGGAGGACGTGATGTGCACGCAGGTGTGCCTGCTGTTGAACTACCATTTGATCAAAGTAACAGG GGTATGGGTGATACTCCGAAGCTTTCGAACCTTTCACGAAGAATTGCATCTTTGGTCAGATTCCGCGAGAAACGAAAGGAAAGATGTTTTGACAAGAAAATTAGGTATACTGTGAGAAAAGAGGTGGCACAGag GATGCATAGGAAGAATGGGCAGTTTGCATCCTTGAAAGAAAGCCCAGGGTCATCTAACTGGGATTCTGCCCGGAGTTCTGCTCAAGATGGCACTTCTCATTCTGAATCTGT ACGCAGATGTCACCATTGTGGTGTCACTGAAAATAATACTCCTGCAATGCGTCGGGGGCCAGCTGGACCAAGGACTTTATGTAATGCATGCGGCCTTATGTGGGCAAACAAG GGCACACTCAGAGATCTCAGCAAGGGAGGAAGAAATCTTTCTGTTGAGCAAAGTGATCTG GATATTCCTATTGATGTCAAGCCTACTTCTGTTATTGAAGGAGAATTGCCCGGCATCCATGATGAGCAA GGTAGTTCTGAAGATCTGTCCAAGTCCAACACAGGTGATGGCTCTAGTGGTCATGCAGTAAACCCTAGTGATGAG GAATTGCCCGAAACTGCAGACCACTTTACGAATGCTCCGCCATTAGGACTTGTTCATTCTTCAAGGAGTGACACTGAACAG GAACCTCTGGTTGAACTTTCTAATCCTTCAGATACAGACATTGACATTCCAGGAAACTTTGATTAG